The Flavobacterium jumunjinense genome includes a region encoding these proteins:
- the mtaB gene encoding tRNA (N(6)-L-threonylcarbamoyladenosine(37)-C(2))-methylthiotransferase MtaB, which produces MENKKKVAFYTLGCKLNFSETSTIARNFQDEGFERVDFEEIADMYVINTCSVTENADKQFKQIVKKAMKLNDKAFVAAVGCYAQLKPEDLAAVDGVDLVLGATEKFKITDYINDLAKNDMGEVHSCEIEDADFYVGSYSIGDRTRAFLKVQDGCDYKCTYCTIPLARGISRSDTMEGVLKNAKEISSRGIKEIVLTGVNIGDYGKGEFGNKKHEHTFLDLVTELDKVEGIERLRISSIEPNLLKNETIDLVSKSRAFVPHFHIPLQSGSNYILKKMKRRYMKELYVDRVSKIREVMPHACIGVDVIVGFPGETEEHFLETYNFLNELDISYLHVFTYSERDNTEAAEMDGVVASNVRSKRSKMLRGLSVKKRRAFYENQIGTKRTVLFESENKEGYIHGFTENYVKVKTPWNPEFVNTLHDVQLTKIDEDGMVRFDFLEVTV; this is translated from the coding sequence ATGGAAAACAAGAAGAAAGTAGCCTTTTATACTTTAGGCTGTAAATTGAATTTCTCTGAAACTTCTACAATAGCTAGAAATTTTCAAGACGAAGGGTTTGAACGTGTCGATTTTGAAGAAATTGCCGATATGTATGTTATTAATACATGTTCTGTTACTGAAAATGCAGACAAACAATTCAAACAAATTGTAAAAAAAGCAATGAAGCTAAACGATAAGGCTTTTGTTGCAGCAGTAGGTTGTTATGCACAATTGAAACCTGAAGATTTAGCAGCAGTTGATGGTGTCGATTTGGTTTTAGGCGCTACCGAAAAATTTAAAATTACCGACTATATTAATGATTTGGCAAAAAATGACATGGGTGAAGTACACTCTTGTGAAATTGAAGATGCCGATTTTTATGTAGGTAGTTATTCTATCGGAGATAGAACGCGTGCTTTTTTGAAAGTGCAAGATGGATGCGATTATAAATGTACCTATTGCACTATTCCTTTAGCTAGAGGTATTTCTAGAAGTGATACTATGGAAGGTGTTTTGAAAAATGCTAAAGAAATTTCTTCAAGAGGTATTAAAGAGATTGTACTTACGGGTGTAAATATTGGAGATTATGGAAAAGGCGAATTTGGAAATAAAAAACACGAGCATACGTTTCTAGATTTAGTTACAGAATTAGACAAAGTAGAAGGAATTGAGCGTTTACGTATATCTTCTATAGAGCCTAATTTATTGAAAAATGAGACTATTGATTTGGTTTCGAAGTCTAGAGCATTTGTGCCTCATTTTCATATTCCATTGCAAAGTGGAAGCAACTACATTTTGAAAAAAATGAAACGACGCTATATGAAAGAACTTTATGTTGATAGAGTTTCTAAAATTAGAGAAGTAATGCCACATGCTTGTATTGGTGTTGATGTGATTGTTGGTTTTCCTGGAGAAACAGAAGAACATTTCTTAGAAACCTATAATTTTCTAAACGAATTAGATATTTCCTATTTACACGTTTTTACCTATTCGGAGAGGGATAATACTGAAGCAGCAGAAATGGATGGAGTAGTGGCTTCTAATGTGCGTTCTAAGCGAAGTAAAATGCTAAGAGGACTATCTGTTAAGAAAAGAAGGGCTTTCTATGAAAATCAGATAGGGACAAAGAGAACCGTTTTGTTTGAAAGTGAAAATAAAGAAGGATATATTCATGGATTTACCGAAAACTATGTAAAAGTGAAAACGCCTTGGAATCCAGAATTTGTAAACACATTACATGATGTGCAATTAACAAAAATTGATGAAGACGGAATGGTGCGTTTTGATTTTTTAGAAGTAACGGTTTAA
- a CDS encoding vWA domain-containing protein: protein MKKHHLFSSFFLLLLFTNCKNNSASRHYNIEETMEAVEAFEPLIIDEPQTGLETNTESYAEVEENPFESPNKSPLSTFSIDVDNASYTNIRRFLNDGQKVPKDAVRVEEMMNFFKYSYPQPKDAHPFSINTEYSQSPWNENHKLLKIGLQGKDIPMTNLPLSNFVFLIDVSGSMSDANKLPLLKESMKILVKELREKDKVSIVVYAGSAGVVLKPTSGDEKEKIMDAFDDLNAGGSTSGGEGIELAYKLAEQNFIKEGNNRIIIATDGDFNVGISSDSEMEDLIEEKRKSGVYLTVLGFGMGNYKDSKMEILADKGNGNYAYIDNIQEANRFLGKEFKGSMFAIAKDVKIQVEFNPKHVQAYRLIGYENRKLKAEDFKNDAIDAGELGSNHSVTALYEIIPTGVESNYIASDLKYTKANSEVTNYANELATIKFRYKKPDGDKSIEMVKTIENKSISLDNSSADFKFCTSVAWFGLKLRESKLISNSSSSAIIKLAKSGLANDEDGYKSEFIRLAETVN from the coding sequence ATGAAAAAGCATCATTTATTTTCAAGTTTCTTTCTATTACTCCTTTTTACAAATTGCAAGAACAACTCAGCATCAAGACATTACAATATAGAAGAAACCATGGAGGCTGTAGAAGCTTTTGAACCTTTGATTATTGACGAACCGCAAACTGGTTTAGAAACAAATACTGAAAGCTATGCAGAGGTGGAAGAAAATCCTTTTGAATCTCCAAATAAAAGTCCACTTTCTACTTTTTCAATTGATGTAGATAATGCTTCCTATACCAACATAAGACGCTTTCTTAATGATGGACAAAAAGTTCCTAAAGATGCTGTTAGAGTTGAAGAAATGATGAACTTTTTCAAGTATTCCTATCCGCAACCTAAAGACGCTCATCCATTTTCAATTAATACAGAGTACAGTCAAAGCCCGTGGAATGAAAATCATAAATTATTAAAAATTGGTCTGCAAGGGAAAGACATTCCTATGACAAATTTACCTCTTTCTAATTTCGTATTCCTAATCGATGTTTCTGGCTCAATGAGTGATGCTAACAAACTTCCTCTTTTAAAAGAATCGATGAAGATATTGGTTAAAGAACTTCGTGAAAAAGACAAAGTTTCGATAGTAGTTTATGCTGGTTCCGCAGGAGTTGTTTTAAAACCAACTTCTGGAGATGAAAAAGAAAAAATCATGGATGCTTTTGATGATTTAAATGCTGGTGGAAGTACTTCTGGTGGAGAAGGCATCGAATTAGCGTACAAATTAGCGGAACAAAACTTTATAAAAGAAGGAAACAATCGTATAATTATTGCAACTGATGGCGATTTTAATGTTGGTATTTCATCTGATTCTGAAATGGAAGATTTGATTGAAGAGAAAAGAAAATCAGGTGTATATTTAACTGTTTTAGGTTTTGGTATGGGAAATTACAAGGACAGTAAAATGGAGATTTTAGCCGATAAAGGAAATGGAAATTATGCCTATATTGACAACATTCAAGAAGCCAATCGTTTTTTAGGTAAGGAATTTAAAGGGTCAATGTTTGCCATTGCAAAAGATGTTAAAATCCAAGTAGAATTCAATCCAAAACATGTTCAAGCCTATCGATTAATTGGATATGAAAACAGAAAATTAAAGGCGGAAGATTTTAAAAACGATGCTATAGATGCAGGAGAATTGGGAAGTAATCATTCCGTAACTGCTTTGTATGAAATTATTCCAACAGGTGTTGAAAGCAACTATATCGCTTCAGATTTAAAATACACAAAAGCAAATAGCGAAGTAACAAATTATGCTAATGAATTGGCAACGATAAAGTTTAGATACAAAAAACCTGATGGCGACAAGAGTATTGAGATGGTAAAAACAATTGAAAACAAATCGATTTCATTAGACAATAGTTCTGCCGATTTTAAATTTTGTACTTCTGTTGCTTGGTTTGGATTAAAACTGAGAGAGTCTAAATTGATTAGTAACTCTTCCTCTAGTGCTATTATAAAACTAGCCAAATCTGGTTTAGCAAACGATGAAGATGGCTATAAATCAGAATTCATTAGATTAGCTGAAACAGTAAACTAA